The following proteins are encoded in a genomic region of Diabrotica virgifera virgifera chromosome 1, PGI_DIABVI_V3a:
- the LOC126884931 gene encoding tetra-peptide repeat homeobox protein 1-like, which produces MKPLITLWFLVLVAVAINAEAKEKKSAEADDKKQKKRGLLSLGYGYGGDFDNGYHLGQGGYGIDGGYTLGLGHLDLGHTTSIEKTITLVKGVPVPYPVERHIPYPVTKHVPYPVKVLVPQPYPVEKPVAYPVKVHVKVPVPVPQPYPVEKIVHVPVKVPVDRPYPVKVLVPQPYPVEKHIPVPVKVPVPQPYPVEKPVPYPVKVPVHVPQPYPVIKQVPVPVKVPVDRPYPVHVPQPYPVHVIKNIPVPVEKPVPYPVKVHVDRPYPVPVEKPYPVPVKVPYPAPYPVERPVPVPVERPVPYAVKIPVDRPVPYAVERPVAVPVERPVPYPVKVPIAVPVETHHGYSHAGYDDIYDGGYEYGHK; this is translated from the exons ATGAAACCTTTG atAACGCTCTGGTTCTTAGTCCTTGTAGCAGTGGCGATAAACGCCGAGGCCAAGGAGAAGAAAAGCGCAGAAGCCGATGACAAGAAACAGAAGAAACGTGGCCTCCTCAGCTTAGGATACGGATATGGTGGAGATTTTGATAATGGTTACCACTTAGGACAAGGTGGATACGGTATTGACGGTGGTTACACACTAGGATTAGGCCACCTAGACTTAGGACACACTACTTCTATTGAGAAGACCATTACTTTGGTTAAAGGAGTACCAGTACCATACCCAGTAGAGAGACACATCCCTTACCCAGTTACCAAACACGTACCTTACCCAGTAAAGGTTCTTGTACCACAACCATACCCAGTAGAGAAACCAGTAGCCTACCCAGTTAAAGTACATGTTAAAGTACCAGTTCCAGTTCCTCAACCCTACCCCGTTGAAAAAATTGTCCACGTTCCCGTTAAAGTACCAGTCGACAGACCATACCCAGTCAAAGTACTCGTTCCTCAACCTTACCCAGTTGAAAAACACATCCCAGTACCAGTCAAAGTACCAGTTCCTCAACCCTACCCAGTCGAAAAACCTGTCCCATACCCAGTCAAAGTACCAGTCCATGTACCTCAACCTTACCCAGTTATTAAGCAAGTACCAGTACCCGTTAAAGTACCAGTCGACAGACCATACCCCGTCCACGTACCACAACCCTACCCAGTACATGTTATTAAGAACATCCCAGTTCCAGTTGAAAAACCAGTACCCTACCCAGTTAAAGTACATGTCGACAGACCATACCCCGTACCAGTAGAAAAACCATACCCAGTACCAGTTAAAGTACCTTATCCAGCACCATACCCAGTAGAACGACCAGTACCAGTACCCGTCGAGAGACCTGTACCATACGCAGTGAAAATCCCAGTCGACAGGCCCGTACCTTACGCTGTTGAGAGACCTGTAGCAGTACCTGTTGAGAGACCAGTACCATACCCAGTCAAAGTACCAATCGCAGTACCAGTAGAGACCCACCACGGCTATAGCCACGCTGGCTATGACGATATCTACGATGGTGGATACGAGTATGGTCACAAATAA